Proteins from a genomic interval of Brassica rapa cultivar Chiifu-401-42 unplaced genomic scaffold, CAAS_Brap_v3.01 Scaffold0281, whole genome shotgun sequence:
- the LOC117129981 gene encoding uncharacterized protein LOC117129981: protein MEELAQSQALLASQKQLLAAMKGVQDQISQLEKRNKAQGQRPQQGKRRFGDAPEDGYVEPKPPDPSWITPHHTSSTHKHLTHSYLYFKPVNEVKIYSFSGSSWPDDYLSWERTMDDWFSCHGVPKKEKLSHAIKQLNGNAYKWWKGVDGARWKSQREAIKTWEDLKEAMIRKYVSSLPTPEIRERYPRRFPSHGSKEAKRVVPQQGHRSLIHQEQIRPNQGHTVLYDQSQPYEVQKDTNSTSLLRSKVVHDLSPRDKEILNPKEEAPSSQGKSSKSEDLKYQTCYRCHKKGHYAVVCPTKQVLIETSLEKKTDLSMKSDSFIQSDLLVPNSCVMHLSLSKGVLTGIKEHEFKGEEPPGATPVMNQEKVQDTMQSMLLKEAKPVNKVSNQGKCQTPPRETGIDVCVLDVESKNESYLLLKF from the exons ATGGAAGAATTAGCACAAAGCCAAGCCTTATTGGCCTCTCAAAAACAGCTATTGGCTGCTATGAAGGGTGTACAAGATCAGATTTCTCAGCTGGAGAAAAGAAACAAGGCACAAGGCCAACGACCACAGCAAGGAAAAAGAAGATTTGGAGATGCACCAGAGGATGGCTATGTTGAGCCtaagccaccagatccttcatgGATCACCCCACACCATACTTCTTCAACTCATAAACACTTAACTCATTCTTATCTTTATTTTAAACCTGTTAATGAAGTTAAGATTTATTCTTTTTCAGGAAGCAGTTGGCCAGATGACTATCTCTCATGGGAAAGAACCATGGATGATTGGTTTTCATGCCATGGCGTGCCAAAGAAAGAAAAGCTGAGCCATGCCATCAAACAACTCAACGGAAATGCATACAAATGGTGGAAAGGTGTAGATGGTGCAAGATGGAAGAGTCAAAGAGAGGCTATCAAAACGTGGGAAGATCTTAAAGAGGCCATGATCAGGAAGTATGTATCCTCACTTCCAACACCAGAGATTAGAGAAAGGTACCCAAGGAGGTTTCCAAGCCATGGGTCCAAAGAGGCAAAGAGAGTGGTGCCACAACAAGGCCATAGAAGCTTGATCCATCAAGAACAGATTCGGCCAAACCAGGGGCACACAGTTCTCTATGATCAGTCCCAACCTTATGAG GTCCAGAAAGACACGAACTCCACATCCTTGTTGAGATCCAAAGTTGTCCATGATTTAAGTCCAAGAGACAAGGAGATTTTAAACCCAAAGGAAGAAGCGCCATCAAGCCAAGGTAAATCTTCTAAATCTGAGGATTTAAAAtatcagacatgttatagatgtcataagaAAGGACACTATGCTGTAGTTTGTCCTACTAAGCAAGTATTGATAGAAACATCACttgaaaagaaaacagatttatctatgaagagtgatagttttattcaatctgatttgttggttccaaattcttgtgtaatgcacttgtctttgtcaaaagGTGTTTTAACAGGAATTAAAGAGCATGAATTCAAAGGAGAGGAGCCACCAGGCGCCACACCAGTGATGAACCAGGAGAAGGTTCAAGACACAATGCAGTCCATGttgcttaaagaagcaaaaccagtAAATAAAGTATCAAACCAAGGTAAGTGTCAAACACCACCTAGAGAAACTGGTATTGACGTGTGTGTTCTTGATGTAGAGAGTAAAAATGAAAGCTATTTGCTTCTGAAGTTCTAA